From Brassica oleracea var. oleracea cultivar TO1000 chromosome C3, BOL, whole genome shotgun sequence, a single genomic window includes:
- the LOC106335783 gene encoding probable carboxylesterase 16 produces the protein MPSVAVKLYSVFFKLLLKHRLQSLISISPDHAPPDSFGVSTRSDESVAAANPSFADGVATKDIHIDPMTSLTVRIFLPESALSPTEPRSDRRHSLTPPLNHSSSPAAPEPRRNSYGSENLEPYRGYAPSPKRSSRKLPVMLQFHGGGWVSGGSDSAANDFFCRRIAKVCDVIVLAVGYRLAPENRYPAAFEDGVKVLHWLGKQANLADCCKSLGNNNRRVNGVELKKVNVQGHIVDAFGASMVEPWLAAHADPSRCVLLGVSCGGNIADYVARKAVEAGKLLDPVKVVAQVLMYPFFIGNNPTQSEIKLANSYFYDKPVSVLAWKLFLPEKEFDFDHPAANPLAHNRSGPPLKLMPPTLTVVAEHDWMRDRAIAYAEELRKVNVDSPVLEYKDAVHEFATLDMLLKTPQAQACAEDIAIWVKKYISLRGHEFSY, from the exons ATGCCAAGCGTAGCTGTGAAACTCTACAGCGTCTTCTTCAAGCTCCTCCTCAAACACCGTCTCCAGAGCCTCATCTCGATCTCACCCGATCATGCCCCACCCGACTCCTTCGGCGTCTCGACCCGATCCGACGAATCCGTCGCGGCCGCGAACCCTTCCTTCGCCGACGGGGTCGCGACCAAAGACATCCACATCGATCCGATGACCTCGCTCACGGTCCGCATCTTCCTCCCCGAATCGGCCCTCTCCCCGACCGAGCCCAGATCCGATCGGAGACACAGCCTCACCCCTCCTCTCAACCACTCCTCCTCTCCGGCGGCGCCGGAGCCTCGGAGGAACAGCTACGGAAGCGAGAACCTGGAGCCTTACAGAGGGTACGCGCCGTCTCCGAAGAGGAGCTCGCGGAAACTGCCGGTGATGCTGCAGTTTCACGGCGGAGGGTGGGTGAGCGGGGGTTCGGACTCGGCGGCGAACGACTTCTTTTGCCGGAGGATCGCGAAAGTGTGCGATGTGATTGTGTTGGCGGTTGGGTATAGGCTTGCTCCCGAGAATAGGTATCCTGCGGCGTTTGAGGATGGTGTTAAGGTGCTGCATTGGCTTGGGAAGCAGGCTAACTTGGCTGATTGTTGTAAGTCTTTGGGGAATAATAATAGACGTGTGAATGGCGTTGAGTTGAAGAAAGTGAATGTTCAGGGGCATATTGTTGATGCTTTTGGTGCTTCTATGGTTGAGCCTTGGCTCGCTGCTCACGCCGATCCTTCCAG ATGTGTTCTTCTTGGGGTGAGCTGTGGTGGGAACATAGCAGACTATGTAGCACGGAAAGCAGTGGAAGCTGGGAAACTTCTAGATCCCGTTAAAGTCGTTGCACAGGTTCTAATGTACCCATTTTTCATCGGAAACAACCCAACACAATCCGAAATAAAGCTGGCAAACTCCTACTTCTACGATAAGCCCGTCTCCGTCCTCGCCTGGAAACTCTTCTTACCAGAGAAAGAGTTCGACTTTGACCACCCGGCAGCAAACCCACTTGCCCATAACCGCAGCGGACCGCCTCTGAAACTAATGCCTCCAACTCTCACGGTAGTGGCTGAACACGACTGGATGAGAGATCGAGCCATTGCTTACGCAGAGGAGCTTAGGAAGGTAAACGTAGATTCACCAGTTTTAGAATACAAAGACGCGGTCCATGAGTTTGCAACGCTTGATATGCTTCTCAAGACTCCTCAGGCGCAGGCTTGCGCCGAAGATATTGCTATATGGGTCAAGAAATATATTTCTCTCCGAGGACATGAGTTCTCTTACTGA
- the LOC106332898 gene encoding LOW QUALITY PROTEIN: COP9 signalosome complex subunit 3-like (The sequence of the model RefSeq protein was modified relative to this genomic sequence to represent the inferred CDS: inserted 2 bases in 1 codon) gives MICIGLKRFQKALELLYNVVTAPMHVVNAIALEAYKKYILVTLIHSGQFSISPPKCASTTAKNSFKTWSTPYIDVGMRYNDGKISELEAVVVANSSDFEKDKNLGLVKQAVSSLYKRNXQKYWTLSLQDIANMVQLANAKEAEMIQDGQIHALINQKDGMVRFLEDPEQYKTSEMIEIMDSVIQRTIGVSKNLIAMDESLSCDPLYLGKVGRERQRYDFGDDFDTVPQKFSM, from the exons ATGATATGCATTGGGTTGAAGAGATTCCAGAAAGCATTGGAGCTTCTTTACAAT GTTGTCACTGCTCCAATGCATGTTGTCAACGCCATAGCTCTCGAGGCGTACAAAAAGTATATACTGGTGACTCTCATTCACTCTGGACAG TTTAGCATCAGTCCCCCCAAGTGCGCTTCTACAACAGCTAAGAATAGCTTCAAAACCTGGTCTACA CCTTACATTGATGTGGGTATGCGTTACAACGACGGGAAGATCAGTGAACTAGAGGCAGTGGTTGTGGCCAACAGCTCAGATTTTGAAAAG GACAAGAACCTTGGATTAGTTAAGCAAGCAGTTTCATCTCTTTACAAGCGGAA TCAGAAGTACTGGACCTTGTCGCTTCAAGATATAGCCAACATGGTCCAACTTGCTAATGCTAAGGAGGCGGAAATG ATCCAGGATGGTCAGATACATGCCCTTATCAACCAGAAAGATGGAATGGTCAGATTCTTAGAGGACCCTGAGCAGTACAAAACCAGTGAGATGATAGAGATCATGGATTCTGTCATTCAAAG AACTATTGGGGTGTCGAAGAACCTCATAGCCATGGATGAGAGCTTGTCATGTGATCCTTTATACTTGGGAAAG GTTGGAAGGGAAAGACAAAGGTATGACTTTGGAGACGATTTTGATACTGTCCCTCAGAAGTTCTCCATGTAA
- the LOC106335785 gene encoding 30S ribosomal protein S13, chloroplastic, which yields MAQMVAMPVAHSLSLICNWTKPNPLTRNTLALPASNAPNKQSLSIRCARVGGVEIPSNKRIEYSLQYIHGIGRTRARQILVDLQMENKITKDMAEEELIVLRDEVSKYMIEGDLRRFNALAIKRLKEIQCYRGVRHIQGLPCRGQRTKNNCRTLKGKKIAIAGKKKVSK from the exons ATGGCGCAGATGGTTGCGATGCCCGTAGCGCACTCGCTCTCCCTCATTTGTAACTGGACAAAACCCAATCCTCTCACTCGCAACACTCTTGCCCTTCCAGCTTCAAACGCTCCCAAT AAGCAGAGCTTAAGCATCAGGTGTGCTCGTGTAGGAGGTGTGGAGATTCCGAGTAACAAGAGGATTGAGTACTCTCTTCAGTACATTCATGGGATTGGTCGAACCAGAGCTCGCCAGATCCTCGTTGATCTTCAGATGGAGAACAAGATTACTAAAGACATGGCTGAGGAAGAGCTCATCGTTCTTCGTGATGAAGTCTCCAAGTATATGATCGAGGGTGATCTG AGGAGGTTCAATGCTCTTGCTATCAAGAGGTTGAAGGAGATACAGTGTTACCGTGGGGTAAGGCACATCCAAGGGCTGCCATGTCGTGGACAGAGAACCAAGAACAACTGCAGGACTCTTAAAGGCAAGAAAATTGCCATTGCTGGCAAGAAGAAGGTTTCCAAGTAA
- the LOC106332478 gene encoding zinc finger protein CONSTANS-LIKE 6-like: MESTSIYKSPSNLETSRTRKLRKNTKKLKFLSLKLELTKQSKTKGADTTPSKEKKRAETVGEEKEEELAAYLFNSANDSTFSSINDLLPSSSSAVRLDCDGEKNLSPYDRQEHVSSSSSSSLLRTAMKKGASEEGETTEERWVSYSEVMSRSGTPRCCGGDGNDGRSSLALKLDYEQIMEAWLDKGTLYVDGEPPQTVPDLHASADVFTSGGEALWAVPEMETMERLWRVHREASLLRYKEKRQSLLFSKRIRYQVRKLNAEKRPRIKGRFVKRDDL; this comes from the exons ATGGAATCAACTTCCATATACAAGTCTCCTTCAAATCTCGAAACGTCTCGTACTCGTAAGCTCAGAAAGAACACGAAAAAGCTCAAATTTCTCAGCCTCAAGCTCGAACTCACGAAACAGAGCAAGACGAAAGGAGCTGATACGACGCCGTCTAAGGAGAAGAAAAGAGCGGAGACTGTGGGAGAAGAGAAAGAAGAAGAGCTTGCAGCTTACCTCTTTAACTCCGCCAACGACAGTACATTCTCTTCGATCAACGATCTCCTCCCTTCCTCCTCCTCGGCCGTCCGGTTAGACTGCGACGGAGAAAAGAACCTGTCTCCGTACGATAGGCAGGAGCACGTGTCGTCTTCTTCTTCTTCTTCGCTTCTAAGGACGGCGATGAAGAAAGGAGCGAGCGAGGAGGGAGAGACGACGGAGGAGCGGTGGGTGAGTTATTCGGAGGTGATGAGTCGGAGCGGAACTCCACGGTGTTGCGGCGGAGATGGAAACGACGGACGGTCCTCGCTGGCTTTGAAGCTTGATTATGAGCAGATCATGGAGGCTTGGTTGGATAAAGGGACTCTTTATGTCGACGGAGAACCGCCGCAGACGGTGCCGGACTTGCATGCTTCCGCTGAC GTGTTTACAAGCGGCGGAGAGGCATTATGGGCGGTGCCGGAGATGGAGACAATGGAGAGGTTATGGAGAGTGCATAGAGAAGCTAGTTTGCTTCGGTATAAAGAGAAACGGCAAAGCCTCCTTTTCTCTAAGCGGATTCGATACCAAGTTCGTAAGCTCAACGCTGAGAAACGTCCTCGTATTAAA GGCCGGTTTGTGAAGAGAGATGATTTATAG
- the LOC106332719 gene encoding BAG family molecular chaperone regulator 2-like: MMKFKSKRFGIRFGFGKRTNNKGTQQDQQQKGLGNSNNNISCCNNEIKWELRPGGMLVQKRQESIGDDLISIRVSTFATFHDLSIEATSTFGELKMVLSLLTGLEPKQQRLLFKGKEREDDEYLHMVGVGEKDKVLLLEDPAFKEKKLLDRNNISASCLTIIV; this comes from the exons ATGATGAAGTTCAAGTCTAAGAGATTTGGGATTAGATTTGGTTTTGGTAAAAGAACCAACAACAAAGGCACACAACAAGATCAGCAACAAAAGGGATTGGGTAATAGCAACAACAATATTAGCTGCTGCAATAATGAAATCAAATGGGAACTTAGACCAGGAGGTATGCTTGTTCAAAAAAGACAAGAGAGCATTGGTGATGACTTGATCTCCATTAGAGTCTCTACTTTTGCTACTTTTCATGATCTATCCATTGAAGCAACCTCCACTTTTG GAGAACTTAAGATGGTACTATCACTGCTCACTGGTCTAGAGCCAAAACAACAAAGGCTATTATTCAAAGGGAAAGAAAGAGAGGATGATGAATATCTACACATGGTTGGTGTTGGAGAAAAAGACAAGGTGTTGTTGTTAGAAGATCCTGCCTTCAAAGAGAAAAAGCTTCTTGATCGTAACAACATTTCCGCTTCTTGTCTCACTATAATCGTATAA
- the LOC106333456 gene encoding classical arabinogalactan protein 6-like, translating into MARQFVTLALLALTVATVFAADAPSASPQKSPSPTTAPTKAPTTPTKAPAAAPKSTSASSPKASSPAAEGPAAEDDYSAASPSDSGEAPTDSAASPPAPTPDSTSADGPSEAEAPSSSAVTTVKLSVAGTIITAVSFLFFSL; encoded by the coding sequence ATGGCACGTCAATTTGTCACATTGGCCCTATTGGCTTTAACCGTGGCCACCGTTTTCGCTGCTGACGCTCCCTCAGCCTCTCCCCAAAAATCTCCATCACCCACCACTGCCCCAACCAAGGCTCCCACCACCCCAACCAAAGCTCCGGCCGCCGCACCTAAGTCAACCTCAGCTTCTTCACCCAAAGCATCTTCCCCTGCTGCAGAAGGACCCGCTGCTGAGGATGACTACTCCGCGGCTAGTCCCAGTGATTCTGGCGAGGCACCCACCGACTCTGCTGCCTCTCCTCCGGCTCCCACACCCGATAGCACATCCGCCGATGGACCAAGTGAGGCAGAGGCACCAAGTAGCAGCGCCGTGACCACCGTCAAGCTCTCTGTTGCCGGCACTATCATCACCGCCGTTAGCTTCCTTTTCTTTTCTCTCTAA
- the LOC106333794 gene encoding myb-related protein 315-like — translation MGRRPCCEKIGLKRGPWTIEEDHRLMNFILNNGIHCWRIVPKLAGLLRCGKSCRLRWINYLRPDLKRGGFTDAEEERIMELHSQLGNRWSKIASHFPGRTDNEIKNHWNTKIKKKMKHLGLDPATHEPMNNITDQTESNQITKPNMCSTIKEGEETKEQTLKDEVDIGSLFEMQGNEISISSSSLYSNISRSESSSNFAEDSISLEQWDLTYMTDPLVPWDFFTNLDDNIFL, via the exons ATGGGGAGGAGACCTTGCTGTGAGAAAATTGGATTGAAGAGAGGTCCATGGACTATAGAAGAAGATCATAGACTCATGAACTTCATTCTTAACAATGGCATCCACTGCTGGAGAATTGTCCCCAAACTCGCAG GTTTGTTGAGATGTGGTAAGAGCTGTAGACTGAGATGGATTAATTATCTGAGACCGGATCTCAAGAGAGGTGGGTTTACTGATGCTGAAGAAGAACGTATTATGGAACTTCACTCTCAACTTGGCAACCG GTGGTCTAAAATTGCCTCTCATTTCCCTGGTCGAACGGATAACGAGATAAAAAACCATTGGAATACGAAGATCAAGAAGAAGATGAAACATCTTGGTTTAGATCCGGCTACACACGAACCAATGAATAATATTACCGACCAAACCGAATCTAACCAGATAACAAAACCAAACATGTGTTCTACCATCAAGGAAGGAGAAGAAACCAAAGAACAGACTCTCAAAGATGAAGTAGACATCGGATCTCTATTCGAAATGCAAGGCAACGAGATATCTATCTCGTCTTCTTCTTTATATAGTAATATTTCAAGAAGCGAATCTTCATCAAATTTTGCAGAAGATTCGATCTCTTTAGAGCAATGGGACTTGACCTATATGACGGATCCTTTGGTACCATGGGACTTCTTCACCAATCTTGATGATAATATTTTCCTTTAA
- the LOC106336022 gene encoding pentatricopeptide repeat-containing protein At3g46610 — MQALSIWPLKSGLLVGSRLEFELDCSCFLVSRKIRKRHCNFGSISSLILDSSNTSRVLFLCEPKRGSLRTSVGVGWATEQREEEVSRDKTNSRVNVRELAYSLRAAKTADDVDVVLKEKGELPLQVYCAMIRGFGKDKRLTPAMAVVEWLKRKKSGPNLFIYNSLLGAVKESNEFGETEKILRDMEEEGIVANIVTYNTLMAIYMEQGEFRKALEVLDLIEEKGFEPSPVTYSTALLVYRRMEDGMGALEFFSELRERYSRKEIGNDNDHDWEFEFIKLENFVGRICYQVMRRWLVRDENLTTKVLKLLNEMDNAGVKPSKEEHERLIWACTRGEHHHVVGKELYKRVRERFPDDEISLSVCNHLIWLMGKAKRWWAALEIYEDLLEEGPEPNNLSYELVVSHFSILLGAASKRGIWRWGVKLLNKMEDKGIKPQSRHWNAVLVACSKASETAAAIQIFKAMVENGEKPTVISYGALLSALEKGKLYDEAFKVWNHMIKVGIEPNLHAYTIMASVLTGQGKFNLLDTLFKEMVSKGVEPSVVTYNAVISACARNGLSGEAYEWFGRMRGEKVEANEITYEVLIEALADDGKPRLAYELHLKAQSEGLKLSAKPYDAVVRAAESYGATIDVNLLGPRPEKEKRG; from the coding sequence ATGCAAGCTTTAAGCATCTGGCCGTTAAAGTCTGGTCTTTTGGTTGGATCAAGATTGGAATTTGAGTTGGATTGTTCTTGTTTCTTAGTTAGCCGTAAGATTAGAAAGAGACATTGTAACTTTGGTAGTATCTCTAGCTTGATCTTGGATTCGAGTAATACCTCAAGAGTCTTGTTTCTGTGTGAGCCAAAGAGAGGTTCGTTGAGAACATCCGTTGGAGTAGGATGGGCCACGGAGCAACGAGAAGAGGAAGTCTCCAGGGACAAAACCAATTCAAGAGTTAACGTAAGAGAGCTAGCGTATAGTTTACGAGCTGCTAAGACTGCTGATGATGTAGATGTTGTTCTCAAGGAGAAAGGAGAGCTGCCACTTCAAGTCTACTGCGCTATGATAAGAGGTTTCGGCAAGGACAAGAGACTGACGCCAGCAATGGCTGTAGTAGAATGGCTCAAGAGGAAGAAGAGCGGTCCAAACCTTTTCATATACAACAGTCTCTTGGGCGCGGTGAAAGAGTCTAATGAGTTTGGAGAAACGGAGAAGATACTGAGGGACATGGAGGAAGAAGGCATTGTAGCAAACATCGTCACTTACAACACTCTGATGGCTATTTACATGGAACAAGGAGAGTTTCGCAAAGCCCTCGAGGTTCTTGATTTAATCGAGGAGAAAGGCTTTGAGCCTTCACCTGTAACTTACTCAACTGCTTTGCTGGTGTACAGAAGAATGGAAGATGGAATGGGAGCTCTAGAGTTCTTTAGCGAACTCAGAGAGAGATACTCTAGGAAGGAGATAGGGAACGATAATGATCACGATTGGGAGTTTGAGTTTATCAAGCTCGAGAACTTCGTCGGTAGAATCTGCTACCAAGTGATGAGACGCTGGCTGGTGAGAGACGAGAACTTAACCACCAAAGTGCTAAAACTTCTGAACGAAATGGACAATGCGGGTGTTAAACCGAGTAAGGAAGAGCACGAGAGGCTCATATGGGCGTGCACGCGGGGAGAGCATCACCACGTGGTTGGAAAGGAGCTCTACAAAAGAGTTAGAGAGAGGTTCCCCGACGATGAGATAAGCTTATCCGTCTGCAACCACTTGATCTGGCTGATGGGGAAAGCCAAGAGATGGTGGGCGGCGCTGGAGATTTACGAGGATCTTTTGGAAGAAGGACCTGAGCCTAACAACTTGTCTTACGAGCTGGTTGTCTCTCACTTCAGCATCTTGCTGGGGGCAGCTAGCAAGAGAGGGATATGGAGGTGGGGAGTTAAGCTGCTTAACAAAATGGAAGATAAAGGAATAAAACCGCAGAGCAGGCACTGGAACGCAGTTCTTGTTGCCTGCTCTAAGGCCTCAGAGACAGCGGCGGCGATACAGATCTTTAAAGCGATGGTTGAGAACGGGGAGAAGCCAACGGTTATCTCGTACGGTGCTCTCCTTAGCGCGCTTGAGAAAGGGAAGTTGTATGATGAAGCGTTTAAGGTTTGGAACCATATGATTAAAGTGGGGATCGAGCCTAATCTTCACGCTTATACCATCATGGCTTCTGTGCTAACGGGACAGGGGAAGTTCAATCTCTTGGATACGCTTTTTAAAGAAATGGTTTCCAAGGGTGTTGAGCCTAGCGTTGTGACGTACAACGCGGTTATAAGCGCGTGCGCGAGGAACGGGCTGAGCGGTGAGGCTTACGAGTGGTTTGGGCGTATGAGAGGAGAGAAAGTTGAGGCTAATGAGATTACTTACGAGGTGTTGATTGAGGCTCTTGCTGATGATGGGAAGCCGAGGCTTGCTTATGAGTTGCATTTGAAGGCTCAGAGCGAAGGGCTTAAGTTGTCTGCTAAGCCGTATGATGCGGTTGTTAGAGCTGCTGAGAGTTATGGAGCGACTATTGATGTTAATCTGTTGGGCCCTAGACCAGAGAAGGAGAAGAGAGGTTAA
- the LOC106329669 gene encoding uncharacterized protein LOC106329669: MSKRLTCNDNDLMINLTPRLIPQIAKKVTTEQEEEKGERRIQMAARSSLIRFAFVCIVLAVLVMSAESHAGHHHGPAMAPMPHAHTPAPGAPAPSAATFSAYPQLIATALVGALSFVL; this comes from the exons ATGTCTAAGCGATTAACATGTAATGATAATGACTTAATGATCAATTTGACACCAAGACTC ATCCCACAGATAGCAAAGAAAGTCACCACAGAACAAGAAGAAGAAAAAGGAGAAAGAAGAATTCAAATGGCAGCAAGAAGTTCTTTGATCCGCTTTGCCTTCGTCTGCATTGTCTTGGCCGTATTGGTCATGAGTGCCGAGTCACACGCCGGGCACCACCATGGTCCAGCTATGGCTCCGATGCCACATGCTCATACTCCGGCTCCAGGTGCTCCGGCTCCAAGTGCTGCCACTTTCTCCGCCTATCCTCAGCTCATTGCAACCGCGTTGGTCGGTGCCTTGTCTTTCGTCCTCTAA